In Pseudomonas fakonensis, one DNA window encodes the following:
- a CDS encoding DUF4225 domain-containing protein: MSQRGDYGDRLDDAFWEVNAAASRFISYGCGVSARHLRDRSLRMQFNRELAYYAKRVVEDVYQRRISPEQGLEAIRAEANSLKSQVNRVFTQVGGMAGGASQLLTGIGSCVRSYGTTCAFHGLPLIAHGGNNFYENARGMYEGRTDVVGPVRKKYQDVAKRLGYGEREGNMAYYATDLVLSGRAIGRMVVKKDAWRLFRYLKTDKEIALKQMGRGALFIEGAASTLTLNQLIEEYKK; the protein is encoded by the coding sequence ATGAGCCAGCGCGGCGACTATGGCGACCGGCTGGACGATGCCTTCTGGGAAGTGAACGCAGCCGCTTCGCGGTTCATCAGCTACGGCTGCGGGGTCAGTGCCCGGCATCTGCGTGATCGCAGTTTGCGCATGCAGTTCAACCGCGAGCTGGCGTATTACGCAAAGCGCGTGGTGGAGGATGTGTATCAACGGCGGATCAGTCCGGAACAGGGGTTGGAGGCGATACGGGCTGAGGCCAACAGCCTGAAATCGCAGGTCAATCGCGTATTCACGCAAGTGGGTGGTATGGCCGGTGGTGCTTCACAGCTCCTTACCGGCATAGGCAGTTGCGTACGTAGCTATGGGACGACGTGCGCGTTTCACGGGCTGCCACTGATTGCCCATGGAGGTAACAACTTCTACGAAAACGCCAGAGGGATGTATGAAGGGCGTACCGATGTGGTCGGGCCCGTGCGCAAGAAATATCAGGATGTTGCAAAGCGACTTGGATATGGTGAGCGGGAGGGCAACATGGCCTATTACGCTACCGACTTAGTCCTTTCAGGCAGGGCCATCGGCAGGATGGTTGTGAAAAAAGATGCTTGGCGACTCTTTCGGTATTTGAAAACTGACAAGGAGATTGCGCTGAAACAAATGGGGAGAGGGGCACTATTCATCGAAGGCGCAGCATCGACCCTCACTTTAAATCAACTTATTGAAGAGTACAAAAAATGA
- a CDS encoding TadE/TadG family type IV pilus assembly protein, with the protein MRLRKRQRGNALVETALILPLLIGMTLVIADLYNVSQARAHLERAAHTLASTLAMHNRLDYDGLQALVNGVAPSEVFGSYQLVITRVELDRSLKWKPLHRGDEQDLCPVYSSGTTYNAELPERTLTESRDDEDKIDSAMLVVQLCRRSADLALSSNLLVDKDIQALAFARVVYNDVTLDKQLTEEIGLEDEGE; encoded by the coding sequence ATGCGCCTGCGCAAACGACAGCGCGGCAACGCGCTGGTAGAAACCGCCCTGATTCTGCCGCTGCTGATCGGCATGACCCTGGTGATCGCCGACCTGTACAACGTCAGCCAGGCCCGCGCCCACCTGGAGCGCGCCGCCCACACCCTGGCCAGCACCCTGGCGATGCACAACCGCCTGGACTACGACGGCCTGCAGGCGCTGGTCAACGGCGTCGCCCCCAGCGAGGTGTTCGGCAGTTACCAGCTGGTGATCACCCGGGTGGAGCTGGACCGCAGCCTGAAGTGGAAGCCGCTGCACCGTGGCGACGAACAGGACCTGTGCCCGGTGTACTCCAGCGGCACCACCTACAACGCCGAGCTGCCCGAACGCACGCTCACCGAAAGCCGCGACGACGAAGACAAAATCGACTCGGCGATGCTGGTGGTGCAGCTATGCCGGCGCAGCGCCGACCTGGCCCTGAGCAGCAACCTGCTGGTGGACAAGGACATCCAGGCCCTGGCCTTCGCAAGGGTGGTGTACAACGATGTGACACTGGACAAGCAGCTGACCGAAGAGATCGGGCTTGAAGATGAGGGCGAGTGA
- a CDS encoding CpaF family protein, producing the protein MLIKQPHKPRPVRADVKHAAEQPAPPSQELRATSTQRSAQQRPQDTPGAQNRKLVRHHLYDQIDPLKAAAMGRDKLRLQIETMIRRICDEHRLQLSRPEEEAIAEETLNEMVGIGPIEPLLADDSVNDILVNGAGQVFVERYGKLELSTITFVDEEHVFNTAQRIAAAVGRRIDESHPMVDARLADGSRVNVITYPLAIDGTSISIRKFMRRNMSLEILAERGALSMEMVEVLKRAMLARLNIIVSGGTGAGKTTLLNALSQNISDADRVITIEDAAELQLQQAHVVRLETRPVSAEGTGKVDQRDLVRNALRMRPDRIILGEVRGGECFDMLQAMNTGHDGSLSTVHANTPRDAIMRLENMVMMASMQLPLEAIRRQIASAVNLIVQVERMRDGGRRIVSVTEICGMENDVIQTQELFGFKTHSVDSNGKLLGQYEASGQRPQFYTSHSHLFGGHA; encoded by the coding sequence ATGCTGATCAAGCAACCGCACAAACCCCGGCCGGTGCGCGCCGATGTAAAACACGCCGCCGAACAGCCTGCGCCGCCCAGCCAGGAACTGCGCGCCACCAGCACCCAGCGCAGTGCCCAGCAACGCCCGCAGGACACCCCCGGCGCGCAGAACCGCAAGCTGGTGCGCCACCACCTGTACGACCAGATCGACCCGCTCAAGGCCGCCGCCATGGGCCGCGACAAGCTGCGCCTGCAGATCGAGACCATGATCCGGCGCATCTGCGACGAACACCGCCTGCAGCTGTCGCGCCCCGAAGAAGAAGCCATCGCCGAAGAAACCCTCAACGAGATGGTCGGCATCGGCCCGATCGAGCCGCTGCTGGCCGACGATTCGGTGAACGACATTCTGGTCAATGGCGCCGGCCAGGTGTTCGTCGAGCGCTACGGCAAGCTGGAGCTCTCGACGATCACCTTCGTCGACGAAGAGCACGTGTTCAACACCGCCCAGCGCATCGCCGCAGCGGTGGGCCGGCGTATCGACGAAAGCCACCCGATGGTCGATGCGCGCCTGGCCGACGGCAGCCGGGTCAACGTCATCACCTACCCGCTGGCCATCGACGGCACCAGCATCTCGATTCGTAAGTTCATGCGCCGCAACATGTCGCTGGAGATTCTCGCCGAGCGCGGCGCGCTGTCCATGGAGATGGTCGAGGTGCTCAAGCGCGCCATGCTGGCGCGGCTGAACATCATCGTTTCCGGCGGTACCGGCGCGGGCAAGACCACCCTGCTCAACGCCCTGTCGCAGAACATCAGCGACGCCGACCGGGTAATCACCATCGAGGACGCCGCCGAGCTGCAACTGCAGCAGGCCCACGTGGTGCGCCTGGAAACCCGCCCGGTCAGCGCCGAGGGCACCGGCAAGGTCGACCAGCGCGACCTGGTGCGCAACGCCCTGCGCATGCGCCCCGACCGCATCATCCTCGGCGAGGTGCGCGGCGGCGAGTGCTTCGACATGCTCCAGGCCATGAACACCGGCCACGACGGCTCGCTGTCGACGGTGCACGCCAACACCCCGCGCGACGCCATCATGCGCCTTGAAAACATGGTGATGATGGCCAGCATGCAACTGCCGCTGGAGGCCATCCGCCGGCAGATCGCAAGCGCCGTGAACCTGATCGTGCAGGTGGAGCGCATGCGCGACGGCGGCCGACGCATCGTCTCGGTCACCGAGATCTGCGGCATGGAGAACGACGTGATCCAGACCCAGGAGCTGTTCGGCTTCAAGACCCACAGCGTCGACTCCAACGGCAAGCTGCTCGGCCAGTACGAAGCCAGCGGCCAGCGCCCGCAGTTCTACACCTCGCATTCGCACCTGTTCGGGGGCCACGCCTGA
- a CDS encoding type II secretion system F family protein — protein MDATLDLLTALVFLAVLLAVLAARSLRARGPDDKAIAQRLEQLKEDLAGQARNADPQGAAAGILKDLEHTPFADLPLLGPRLAQLWLGLQVLGWRQSLAMRAGLTLLVSFMAGVLLGRETPLPVLGSLLLTALAFSVLASIGYRNGMARHLKELKQSLPEAIDAITRTARAGVPVSNAFALVAPNLPGPLSVEFALIDNWLRLGVPLRQAMQDSAKRVPLNEYRFFAVILIINQEAGGRLGETLDRLASTLRDRHELHLKIQAKTSEARASAKIVASLVPLALGYMYMSAPKDFRFLLNDPTGNAVLFYAFGSVGLGLLITQLMVRRVS, from the coding sequence ATGGACGCCACCCTCGACCTGCTGACCGCGCTGGTGTTCCTCGCCGTGCTGCTCGCCGTGCTCGCCGCCCGCAGCCTGCGGGCCCGCGGCCCGGACGACAAGGCCATCGCCCAGCGCCTGGAGCAGCTCAAGGAAGACCTCGCAGGCCAAGCCCGCAACGCCGACCCGCAAGGCGCCGCGGCGGGCATTCTCAAGGACCTGGAGCACACCCCGTTCGCCGACCTGCCGCTGCTCGGCCCGCGCCTGGCGCAGCTGTGGCTGGGCCTGCAAGTGCTGGGCTGGCGCCAGAGCCTGGCGATGCGCGCCGGCCTGACTCTGCTGGTGAGCTTCATGGCCGGCGTGCTGCTGGGCCGCGAAACCCCGCTCCCGGTGCTCGGCAGCCTGCTGCTGACGGCGCTGGCCTTCAGCGTGCTGGCCAGCATCGGCTACCGCAACGGCATGGCCCGCCACCTCAAGGAGCTCAAGCAGAGCCTGCCCGAGGCCATCGACGCCATCACCCGCACCGCCCGTGCCGGGGTGCCGGTGAGCAACGCCTTCGCCCTGGTGGCGCCGAACCTGCCCGGGCCGCTGTCGGTGGAGTTCGCCCTGATCGACAACTGGCTGCGCCTGGGCGTGCCGCTGCGCCAGGCCATGCAGGACTCGGCCAAGCGCGTGCCGCTCAACGAGTACCGCTTCTTTGCAGTGATTCTGATCATCAACCAGGAGGCCGGCGGGCGCCTGGGTGAAACCCTCGACCGCCTGGCCTCGACCCTGCGCGACCGCCACGAGCTGCACCTGAAGATCCAGGCCAAGACCTCCGAGGCCCGCGCCTCGGCCAAGATCGTCGCCTCGCTGGTGCCGCTGGCGCTGGGCTACATGTACATGAGCGCGCCGAAGGACTTTCGCTTCCTGCTCAACGACCCCACCGGCAACGCCGTGCTGTTCTACGCCTTCGGCAGCGTCGGCCTGGGCCTTTTGATTACCCAGTTGATGGTCCGGAGGGTGTCCTGA
- a CDS encoding Hcp family type VI secretion system effector: protein MAFHGYMTITGKQQGLISAGCSSQESIGHHCQHGHRDEIMVLSFNHGQVNPANALRGTHHPVFITKYIDKATPLLAQAVDGREVVECDIHLYRTHPGGHREKYFSVKLGGALIVAQDLEMPHAILMSDQDAEERLSISYRTISWIHHAASTSGHASWAEQP from the coding sequence ATGGCTTTTCATGGCTACATGACCATCACCGGCAAGCAACAAGGCCTGATTTCCGCCGGCTGCAGCTCGCAGGAATCCATCGGCCACCACTGCCAGCACGGGCACCGGGACGAAATCATGGTGCTGTCCTTCAACCACGGCCAGGTCAACCCGGCCAACGCCCTGCGCGGCACCCACCACCCGGTGTTCATCACCAAGTACATCGACAAGGCCACGCCCCTGCTGGCGCAAGCCGTGGATGGCCGGGAAGTGGTCGAGTGCGACATCCACCTGTACCGCACCCACCCCGGCGGGCACCGCGAAAAGTACTTCTCGGTAAAACTCGGCGGCGCGCTGATCGTCGCCCAGGACCTGGAAATGCCCCACGCCATCCTGATGAGCGACCAGGACGCCGAAGAACGCCTGAGCATCAGCTACCGCACCATCAGTTGGATCCACCACGCCGCCAGCACCAGCGGCCACGCCTCCTGGGCAGAACAGCCATGA
- a CDS encoding AAA family ATPase, whose amino-acid sequence MNDTTLPAQDLMLFAASNEEATRFGEMLTRLGQSAEQALPGGIAAAIAWCRSNPPAEVLVVDIEGDPLPLQSLEELAQVCDPSCHIVTLGRKQDIDLYRTLLHSGVFDYLAKPVPLDLLATTVARARNGHSVAHGVRSGRTLAISGASGGVGTSTVAASLALLLSKQRHTPTAMVDFDRCNGDQSLLLGFEGEAGLANALTSTELDSRLLQRAMGRINERLHLLAQAPGLRPAQNFSVEHLLNIGGTLCSMFNQVIWDLPAGRPHGSLEVLAHAQTRILLTDLTVQDARNLHRLLREIGDESEGQHLLLVSNAARGQHPGVIERSQFEDFVERRIDLALPWAGPSLPGSLLAGPLKLAGAPAFHNALLDLADLATGHTPQRVAQGSGLMARLKQALTRQRAA is encoded by the coding sequence ATGAACGACACAACCCTCCCCGCCCAGGACCTGATGCTGTTTGCCGCCAGCAACGAAGAGGCCACCCGCTTCGGCGAAATGCTCACGCGCCTTGGCCAGTCGGCCGAACAGGCCCTGCCCGGCGGTATCGCCGCCGCCATCGCCTGGTGCCGCAGCAACCCGCCCGCCGAAGTGCTGGTGGTGGACATCGAAGGCGACCCGCTGCCGCTGCAATCGCTCGAAGAACTGGCCCAGGTCTGCGACCCGTCGTGCCATATCGTCACCCTGGGCCGCAAGCAGGACATCGACCTGTACCGCACCCTGCTGCACAGCGGCGTGTTCGACTACCTGGCCAAGCCCGTACCGCTGGACCTGCTGGCCACCACCGTGGCCCGCGCACGCAACGGCCACAGCGTCGCCCACGGCGTGCGCAGCGGGCGCACCCTGGCCATCAGCGGCGCCTCGGGCGGGGTCGGCACCAGCACCGTGGCCGCCAGCCTGGCGCTGCTGCTGAGCAAACAACGCCACACCCCCACCGCCATGGTCGACTTCGACCGCTGCAACGGTGACCAGAGCCTGCTGCTGGGCTTTGAGGGCGAAGCAGGCCTGGCCAACGCCCTGACCAGCACCGAGCTGGACAGCCGCCTGCTGCAACGGGCCATGGGCCGCATCAACGAGCGCCTGCACCTGCTGGCCCAGGCCCCCGGCCTGCGCCCGGCGCAGAACTTCAGCGTGGAGCACCTGCTGAACATTGGCGGCACCCTGTGCAGCATGTTCAACCAGGTGATCTGGGACCTGCCCGCCGGCCGCCCGCATGGCAGCCTGGAAGTGCTGGCCCACGCCCAGACGCGCATCCTGCTCACCGACCTGACCGTGCAGGATGCGCGCAACCTGCACCGCCTGCTGCGCGAGATCGGCGACGAAAGCGAAGGCCAGCACCTGCTGCTGGTGAGCAACGCCGCCCGTGGCCAGCACCCGGGGGTCATCGAGCGCAGCCAGTTCGAGGACTTCGTCGAGCGGCGCATCGACCTGGCCCTGCCCTGGGCCGGCCCGTCGCTGCCCGGCAGCCTGCTGGCCGGCCCGCTCAAGCTGGCCGGGGCCCCGGCATTCCACAACGCCCTGCTCGACCTCGCTGACCTGGCCACCGGCCACACCCCGCAGCGCGTCGCCCAGGGCAGCGGCCTGATGGCCCGCCTGAAGCAGGCGCTGACCCGCCAGCGCGCCGCGTGA
- a CDS encoding TadE/TadG family type IV pilus assembly protein yields MIAARLRALLSQQHGVTAVETALILPVLLFGVMMLFELARISLMIGIGNLGLERALQDFRGDKAFYQQTPEALQDAIEERLVDYSYGLLNKDNFVVEIFTFDTLRQFGGAEADKEIDDQDQSPPVLSVTVDLTQPFMTPLPMLFGIGDAFQYQYRQLLGNLTSDKAEDY; encoded by the coding sequence ATGATCGCAGCCCGCCTGCGCGCCCTGCTCAGCCAGCAGCACGGGGTCACTGCGGTGGAAACCGCGCTGATTCTGCCGGTGCTGCTGTTCGGGGTGATGATGCTGTTCGAACTGGCGCGCATCTCGCTGATGATCGGCATCGGCAACCTGGGCCTGGAGCGCGCCCTGCAAGACTTTCGCGGCGACAAGGCGTTCTACCAGCAAACCCCCGAGGCATTGCAGGACGCCATCGAGGAACGCCTGGTGGACTACTCCTACGGCCTGCTGAACAAGGACAACTTCGTGGTGGAAATCTTCACCTTCGACACCCTGCGCCAGTTCGGCGGCGCCGAGGCCGACAAGGAGATCGACGACCAGGACCAGTCGCCGCCGGTGCTCAGCGTCACCGTCGACCTGACCCAGCCGTTCATGACCCCGTTGCCGATGCTGTTCGGCATTGGTGATGCGTTCCAGTACCAGTACCGGCAGTTGCTCGGCAACCTGACCAGCGACAAGGCGGAGGACTACTGA
- a CDS encoding CpaD family pilus assembly lipoprotein → MTKRALLPLLTLAVLLGGCDRQLNQMRETRFAPFTPVPQATVAPSALMASLKASGNGSFTAESLDNLNSLLHAQGRLHNQHLTLQPYTPSGDRLAQRLASVLRDQGAAEVSIRPTRLDASEARDWDLQVVSEAIVAKIPDCSVANAKTWTVKPFEAVGQPGCAVRANIAAMVADPRDLARPRTLDSADGIHAVGAMQRYHEDEVRELLDIDFQD, encoded by the coding sequence TTGCGACCGCCAGCTCAACCAGATGCGTGAAACCCGCTTCGCCCCGTTCACCCCGGTACCCCAGGCCACGGTGGCGCCGTCGGCGCTGATGGCCTCGCTCAAGGCCAGCGGCAACGGCAGCTTCACCGCCGAATCCCTGGACAACCTCAACAGCCTGCTGCACGCCCAGGGCCGCCTGCACAACCAGCACCTGACCCTGCAGCCCTACACCCCCAGCGGCGACCGCCTGGCCCAGCGCCTGGCCAGTGTGCTGCGCGACCAGGGCGCCGCCGAGGTGAGCATCCGCCCCACCCGCCTGGACGCCAGCGAAGCCCGCGACTGGGACCTGCAGGTGGTGTCCGAAGCCATCGTGGCGAAGATCCCCGACTGCAGCGTGGCCAACGCCAAAACCTGGACGGTCAAGCCGTTCGAGGCAGTCGGCCAGCCCGGCTGTGCGGTGCGCGCCAACATTGCCGCGATGGTCGCCGACCCGCGCGACCTGGCCCGCCCGCGCACCCTCGACAGCGCCGACGGCATTCACGCGGTGGGCGCCATGCAGCGCTACCACGAGGATGAAGTGCGCGAGCTGCTCGACATCGACTTCCAGGACTGA
- a CDS encoding type II secretion system F family protein has translation MAWYDDPLLALAMAVLLAGIGLLLIGLHRRAQPAPLRARLLGEAAGDGAERQADNLARDQGMQLPPRLQALLLPIARVGEQLAGSDNDKYKLRRLLAMAGFRSRQGLGLLMAGKLSLGVLLAVVVLFGLVPAGSRLGLNGLAGGLLALFAGSTLPELWLRMRSARRGERLARNLPDALDLMVICAEAGLPLGRVLQVVSKELALSAPELADELRYTCAELQILSDRPRALLNLAERTGVSGIESMVATLIQAERYGTPLSQALRTISEESRKTLILSLEERAGKLPAQLSVPLMTLILPPIVAMMGAPALVRVIRLLSQ, from the coding sequence ATGGCCTGGTATGACGACCCTCTGCTGGCCCTGGCCATGGCCGTGCTGCTGGCCGGCATCGGCCTGTTGCTGATCGGCCTGCACCGCCGCGCGCAACCGGCGCCCCTGCGCGCCCGGCTGCTCGGCGAGGCCGCAGGCGATGGCGCCGAGCGCCAGGCCGACAACCTGGCCCGCGACCAGGGCATGCAATTACCGCCGCGCCTGCAAGCACTGCTACTGCCCATCGCCCGGGTGGGTGAGCAACTGGCTGGCAGCGACAACGACAAATACAAGCTGCGCCGCCTGCTGGCCATGGCCGGGTTCCGTAGCCGCCAGGGCCTGGGCCTGCTGATGGCCGGCAAGCTCAGCCTGGGCGTGCTGCTGGCGGTGGTGGTGCTGTTCGGCCTGGTGCCGGCCGGCTCGCGCCTGGGCCTGAACGGCCTGGCCGGCGGCCTGCTGGCGCTGTTCGCCGGCAGCACCCTGCCCGAGCTGTGGCTGCGCATGCGCAGTGCCCGGCGCGGCGAGCGCCTGGCGCGCAACCTGCCCGATGCCCTCGACCTGATGGTGATCTGCGCCGAGGCCGGCCTGCCGCTGGGGCGGGTGCTGCAGGTGGTGTCCAAGGAGCTGGCGCTGTCGGCGCCGGAGCTTGCCGACGAGCTGCGCTACACCTGCGCCGAGCTGCAAATTCTGAGCGACCGCCCGCGCGCCCTGCTCAACCTGGCCGAACGCACCGGTGTGAGCGGCATCGAGAGCATGGTCGCTACCTTGATCCAGGCCGAGCGCTACGGCACGCCGCTGTCGCAAGCGCTGCGGACCATTTCCGAAGAGAGCCGCAAAACGCTGATCCTCAGCCTCGAGGAACGCGCCGGCAAGCTGCCGGCCCAGCTCAGCGTGCCACTGATGACCCTGATTTTGCCCCCTATCGTGGCGATGATGGGCGCGCCTGCACTGGTGCGCGTCATCCGCCTGCTCAGCCAATGA
- a CDS encoding tetratricopeptide repeat protein yields MRAHRLTLLTALLALTLTGCANLGSLASREPALDKEGREALKLAHTLRDAQRLQAAHGVYARMDERHQLSGSYLLEYASVASAVRPPREALGLLERARLSLGGDVKALPAPQRLALCAGLGRARLALGQSAQAERDYRCAVQADPRNTQALNGLGVALNLQGQSEQARQQFDTALQLDPGYTPALNNLALAWLAAGDTTRAIGLLNQARGLDDISLQLNLALAYVLAGHDDTARNVLLEHLEPARADAILASFRTAQSRVQAGAPLTSELLAASQHPLKLLED; encoded by the coding sequence ATGCGTGCCCACCGCCTTACCCTGCTCACCGCCCTGCTGGCCCTGACCCTCACCGGCTGCGCCAACCTCGGCAGCCTGGCCAGCCGCGAGCCTGCACTGGACAAAGAGGGCCGCGAGGCCCTGAAGCTGGCCCACACCCTGCGCGACGCCCAGCGCCTGCAAGCCGCCCACGGCGTGTATGCGCGCATGGACGAGCGCCACCAGCTCAGCGGCAGCTACCTGCTCGAGTACGCCAGCGTCGCCTCGGCCGTGCGCCCGCCGCGTGAAGCCCTGGGCCTGCTGGAGCGTGCGCGGCTGTCACTGGGCGGCGATGTCAAAGCGCTGCCGGCGCCGCAGCGCCTGGCCCTGTGCGCAGGCCTTGGCCGTGCCCGCCTGGCCCTGGGCCAGAGCGCCCAGGCCGAACGCGACTACCGCTGCGCGGTGCAGGCCGACCCACGCAACACCCAGGCGCTCAACGGCCTGGGCGTGGCGCTGAACCTGCAAGGGCAAAGCGAGCAGGCGCGCCAGCAGTTCGACACCGCCTTGCAGCTGGACCCCGGCTACACCCCGGCGCTGAACAACCTGGCCCTGGCCTGGCTGGCCGCCGGCGACACCACCCGCGCCATCGGCCTGCTCAACCAGGCGCGCGGGCTGGACGATATCTCGCTGCAACTGAACCTGGCCCTGGCCTATGTGCTGGCCGGCCACGACGACACCGCGCGCAACGTGCTGCTGGAGCACCTGGAGCCGGCCCGCGCCGACGCCATCCTGGCCAGCTTTCGCACCGCCCAGTCGCGGGTACAGGCCGGTGCGCCGCTGACCAGCGAGCTGCTTGCCGCCAGCCAGCACCCGCTCAAGCTGCTCGAGGACTGA